A single region of the Salvia miltiorrhiza cultivar Shanhuang (shh) chromosome 8, IMPLAD_Smil_shh, whole genome shotgun sequence genome encodes:
- the LOC131001551 gene encoding uncharacterized protein LOC131001551 — MGDLVKQTLATPIQLTDQVIKAADEAATFKQECAELKSKTEKLAALLRQAARASNDLYERPTRRILDETEQVLDKALALVLKCRGNGLMKRVFTIIPAAAFRKMSSQLENSIGDVSWLLRVSASADDRADEYLGLPPIAANEPILGLIWEQIAILYTGSVDDRGDAAASLVSLARDNDRYGKLIIEEGGVGPLLRLVKEGKQEGQENAARAIGLLGRDPESVEHMTHAGVCSVFAKILKEGPMKVQAVVAWAVAELAAHFPKCQDLFAQHNIIRLLVSHLAFETVQEHSKYSVVSKATSMHAAVVLASTNAADHHHLDEDKPLMPRPLGANKQPNQMYNVVMSAGGGGGNGKVNSLHNNHLHHPSISLSGASNRAREMEDPATKAQMKAMAARALWHLAKGNSAICRSITESRALLCFAVLLEKGPAEVQYTSAMALMEITAVAEGDAELRRSAFKPNSPACKAAVDQLFRILEKGESELLIPCIKAIGNLARTFKATETRMISPLVRLLDEREAEVSREACVALTKFACPENYLHLDHAKAIIQAGGAKHLVQLVYFEQLVQSSALVLLCNIAMHVPDSEDLARAEVLTVLEWASKQAALCQLEEVERLLPEAKGKLELYQSRGSRGFH; from the coding sequence ATGGGGGATTTGGTGAAGCAGACGCTGGCGACGCCGATCCAGCTGACGGACCAGGTGATAAAGGCGGCGGACGAGGCGGCGACGTTCAAGCAGGAGTGCGCGGAGCTGAAATCGAAGACGGAGAAGCTGGCGGCCCTCCTCCGGCAGGCGGCGCGTGCGAGCAACGACCTGTACGAGAGGCCGACGCGGCGCATTCTGGACGAGACGGAGCAGGTGCTGGACAAGGCGCTGGCGCTGGTGCTCAAGTGCCGCGGCAACGGCCTGATGAAGCGCGTGTTCACCATCATCCCCGCCGCCGCCTTCCGCAAGATGTCGTCGCAGCTGGAGAACTCCATCGGCGACGTGTCCTGGCTCCTCCGCGTGTCGGCCTCCGCCGACGACCGCGCCGACGAGTACCTGGGGCTGCCACCCATCGCCGCCAACGAGCCCATCCTCGGCCTCATCTGGGAGCAGATCGCCATCCTCTACACGGGCTCCGTCGACGACCGCGGCGACGCGGCGGCGTCCCTGGTGTCCCTGGCCCGCGACAACGACCGCTACGGCAAGCTCATCATCGAGGAGGGGGGTGTCGGCCCCCTCCTCAGATTAGTGAAAGAAGGCAAACAAGAGGGCCAAGAAAACGCCGCCCGCGCCATCGGGCTCCTCGGGCGGGACCCCGAGAGCGTCGAGCACATGACCCACGCCGGCGTCTGCTCCGTCTTCGCCAAGATCCTCAAGGAGGGCCCCATGAAGGTGCAGGCCGTCGTCGCCTGGGCCGTCGCCGAGCTCGCCGCCCATTTCCCCAAATGCCAAGATCTCTTCGCTCAACACAATATCATCAGACTTCTTGTTAGCCACCTCGCCTTCGAGACCGTGCAGGAGCACAGCAAATACTCCGTCGTCAGCAAAGCCACCTCGATGCACGCCGCCGTCGTCCTTGCCAGCACCAACGCCGCCGATCACCATCATTTGGATGAGGACAAACCCTTGATGCCGCGCCCTTTAGGCGCCAACAAGCAGCCTAATCAGATGTACAACGTCGTCATGTCCgccggcggtggcggtggcaaTGGGAAGGTGAATTCCCTCCACAACAACCACCTCCACCACCCGAGCATATCCCTCTCCGGCGCCAGCAaccgcgccagagaaatggaggACCCCGCCACCAAGGCGCAGATGAAGGCGATGGCGGCGCGGGCCCTTTGGCATCTCGCCAAGGGCAACTCCGCCATCTGCCGGAGCATTACAGAATCGCGAGCATTGCTCTGCTTCGCGGTTCTGTTGGAGAAGGGCCCGGCCGAGGTGCAGTACACCTCGGCCATGGCCCTGATGGAGATCACGGCGGTGGCAGAGGGGGACGCGGAGCTGAGAAGGTCGGCCTTCAAGCCCAACTCCCCGGCGTGCAAAGCCGCCGTGGATCAGCTCTTCCGGATCCTGGAAAAGGGGGAATCGGAGCTCCTGATCCCCTGCATTAAAGCCATAGGCAACTTAGCTAGGACTTTTAAGGCCACCGAGACCAGGATGATTAGCCCTTTAGTTAGACTGCTCGACGAGAGGGAGGCCGAGGTGTCACGAGAGGCGTGCGTCGCCCTCACCAAGTTCGCCTGCCCGGAGAACTACCTCCACCTCGACCACGCCAAGGCCATCATCCAGGCCGGGGGCGCCAAGCACCTCGTGCAGCTCGTCTACTTCGAGCAGCTCGTGCAGAGCTCCGCGCTTGTCCTGCTTTGCAACATTGCTATGCACGTCCCCGACAGCGAGGACCTGGCACGGGCCGAGGTGCTCACAGTGCTCGAGTGGGCGTCCAAGCAGGCTGCGCTGTGCCAGCTCGAGGAAGTCGAGAGGCTGCTGCCAGAGGCCAAGGGGAAGCTTGAGCTCTATCAGTCCAGAGGCTCCAGGGGGTTCCACTGA